One genomic segment of Hymenobacter psoromatis includes these proteins:
- a CDS encoding ATP-binding protein, whose protein sequence is MPGSSSAALGGADLLPTPAAADHLARLEYELHQARAEADMARRHLRALTENLREGLLLLGPDQRVLVVSDQFCRLLGLPLAPAQVMGLALPPLIALMRELVADPEAYDHELTITPTAIIQTNSVLRLRTGRLLERDVRPVALCDKTGWLLSYRDVTVQREVEAQRDAQRAFYETILDEVPVEIAVFDEQQRYVYVNPQAVPDPAHREWLAGRTLTDYCTRYGFPLSLAAQRTRMFEAAEKSPETIFWDDCTPRPAGDVYHQRQFKLLSGAGRGLPYMLGSGLDVTARVQAEERSQRSEAARRAQQEFMQLVLDTNPNPVYVRDAAGEVVFGNRALFRLDEHPAALPLAPEVAQAKEREAAHYARVDAQVLATGQEVQAEECSTSPTGELRWFYTVKRPLVQPDGTVQVLGVSTDITALKAAQLAAEEAAQARENFLANMSHEIRTPMNGVLGMAALLAKTPLNPQQQEFVRTIRSSGSHLLGVLNDVLDVAKIHAGKLELEATVFDLHESMQQAVATLALQAQDQGLAFGFRPFTTGEVCWVLSDPFRLNQVLLNLLSNAIKFTNSGSVWLRSFLVGETNGELLVRFEVRDTGIGISEEALGRIFESFTQAYADTTRHYGGTGLGLTISRALVAQLGGELHVSSQLGQGSSFSFTLPLAKTQAPAPTLPDAFNTGQLRGVRVLLAEDNPINRDVARLHLLQWGVAVDEAEDGLAALALLETRPYDAVLMDIQMPGMSGLEVTQHLRQLPDARRAAVPVLALTANVFRSDNERYLAAGMDDYLAKPFAEEDLYAKLLALLRPPVAALLAPPPAYDLAHLRREARGNAAFIAGMLRSFLTHMPPTLLQLRAAAEARDWAQVAELAHFIKPNLLTLCIAEAVASLPPLEQPLTQLPTPDEPARQTALNSVLAALDTVLRELPTELEELNS, encoded by the coding sequence ATGCCCGGTTCCAGTTCCGCTGCTTTGGGAGGCGCTGACCTTTTGCCTACCCCCGCCGCCGCCGACCACCTGGCCCGGCTGGAATACGAGCTGCACCAGGCCCGCGCCGAGGCCGACATGGCCCGGCGGCACCTGCGCGCACTCACCGAAAACCTGCGCGAGGGCCTGCTGCTGCTAGGGCCCGACCAGCGCGTGCTGGTAGTCAGCGACCAGTTTTGCCGCTTGCTGGGCCTGCCGCTGGCTCCGGCCCAGGTGATGGGCCTGGCCCTACCCCCCCTCATCGCGCTGATGCGCGAGCTGGTGGCCGACCCCGAGGCCTACGACCACGAGCTGACGATTACGCCCACGGCCATCATCCAAACCAACTCCGTGCTGCGGCTACGCACCGGCCGCCTGCTGGAGCGCGACGTGCGGCCGGTGGCCCTCTGCGATAAAACCGGCTGGCTGCTGAGCTACCGCGACGTGACGGTCCAGCGCGAGGTAGAGGCCCAGCGCGACGCCCAGCGGGCGTTTTACGAAACTATTCTGGACGAGGTGCCGGTCGAAATCGCGGTGTTCGACGAGCAGCAGCGCTACGTGTACGTGAACCCCCAGGCCGTGCCCGACCCCGCGCACCGCGAGTGGCTGGCGGGCCGCACCCTCACCGACTATTGCACCCGCTACGGCTTTCCGCTAAGCCTGGCTGCTCAGCGCACCCGCATGTTTGAGGCGGCGGAAAAAAGCCCGGAAACTATTTTCTGGGATGACTGCACGCCCCGGCCCGCGGGCGACGTGTACCACCAGCGGCAGTTCAAGCTGCTGTCGGGGGCCGGGCGTGGCCTGCCCTACATGCTGGGCAGCGGCCTCGATGTGACGGCCCGCGTGCAGGCTGAAGAGCGCAGCCAGCGTAGCGAGGCCGCCCGCCGCGCGCAGCAGGAATTCATGCAACTAGTGCTCGACACCAACCCCAACCCGGTGTACGTGCGCGACGCGGCCGGCGAGGTGGTATTCGGTAACCGGGCCTTGTTTCGGCTTGATGAGCACCCGGCTGCCCTACCCCTCGCCCCGGAGGTGGCGCAAGCCAAGGAGCGTGAGGCCGCCCATTACGCCCGCGTGGATGCCCAGGTGCTGGCCACAGGCCAGGAAGTGCAAGCCGAAGAGTGCTCAACCTCGCCCACCGGCGAGCTGCGCTGGTTTTACACCGTGAAGCGCCCGCTAGTGCAGCCCGACGGCACGGTGCAGGTGCTGGGCGTGAGCACCGACATCACGGCCCTAAAGGCGGCGCAGCTGGCCGCTGAAGAAGCCGCCCAGGCCCGCGAAAATTTCCTGGCCAACATGAGCCACGAAATCCGCACGCCCATGAACGGCGTGCTGGGCATGGCCGCGCTGCTGGCCAAAACGCCCCTCAATCCCCAGCAGCAGGAGTTCGTGCGCACTATTCGCAGCTCGGGCAGCCACCTGCTGGGCGTGCTGAACGACGTGCTCGACGTGGCCAAAATTCACGCGGGCAAGCTGGAGCTGGAAGCTACGGTCTTCGACCTGCACGAGTCGATGCAGCAGGCCGTGGCCACGCTGGCCCTGCAAGCCCAGGACCAGGGGCTGGCGTTCGGCTTCCGGCCCTTCACCACCGGCGAAGTGTGCTGGGTACTGAGCGACCCGTTTCGACTCAATCAAGTACTACTCAATCTGTTATCTAATGCCATAAAATTTACGAACAGCGGCAGCGTGTGGCTGCGCAGCTTTTTAGTAGGCGAAACCAACGGGGAGCTGCTGGTGCGCTTCGAGGTGCGCGACACGGGCATTGGCATCAGCGAGGAAGCGCTGGGGCGCATTTTTGAGAGCTTCACGCAGGCCTATGCCGACACTACCCGGCACTACGGCGGCACGGGCCTGGGCCTGACCATCAGCCGGGCGCTGGTGGCGCAGCTAGGCGGCGAGCTGCACGTGAGCAGCCAGCTGGGGCAGGGTAGCAGCTTTTCGTTTACCCTGCCGCTGGCCAAGACCCAGGCCCCCGCCCCTACCCTGCCCGATGCCTTCAATACCGGCCAGCTGCGCGGCGTGCGGGTGCTGCTGGCCGAAGATAATCCCATCAACCGCGACGTGGCCCGCCTGCACCTGCTGCAATGGGGCGTGGCTGTAGACGAGGCCGAGGACGGCCTCGCGGCCCTGGCGTTGCTCGAAACCCGCCCCTATGATGCCGTGCTCATGGATATTCAGATGCCCGGCATGAGTGGCCTCGAAGTAACCCAACACCTGCGCCAGCTGCCCGATGCCCGGCGGGCCGCCGTGCCGGTGCTGGCCCTCACGGCCAACGTGTTTCGGAGCGACAACGAGCGCTACCTGGCCGCCGGCATGGACGACTACCTCGCTAAGCCCTTTGCTGAAGAAGACCTGTATGCCAAGCTATTGGCGCTACTGCGCCCGCCAGTCGCTGCCCTGCTAGCCCCGCCGCCTGCCTACGACCTAGCGCACCTGCGCCGCGAGGCGCGGGGCAACGCGGCCTTCATCGCGGGGATGCTGCGCTCGTTTCTGACCCACATGCCGCCCACCCTGCTTCAGCTTCGCGCCGCCGCCGAAGCCCGCGACTGGGCGCAGGTAGCCGAGCTGGCGCACTTCATCAAGCCCAACCTGCTCACCCTGTGCATCGCGGAGGCCGTCGCCAGCCTACCCCCCCTGGAGCAGCCGCTCACGCAGCTCCCTACCCCCGACGAGCCGGCCCGCCAAACCGCCCTCAACTCCGTGCTGGCCGCCCTCGACACCGTGCTGCGCGAACTGCCGACGGAGTTAGAGGAATTAAACTCCTAG
- the ccsA gene encoding cytochrome c biogenesis protein CcsA has translation MKWWKYLTIGLLLYTAVMGLLGHVPRLAILNETERNLYFHVPMWFGMTIILSASVVNSIRYLRNPSPRLDILAHESAKTGILLGVLGLLTGSLWARYTWGTWWTTDVKLNGAAVTMLIYAAYLVLRGAVQDEQQRARLSAIYNIFAFAALIPLLFIMPRLASASLHPGMGGNPGFSKYDLDSAMRMVFYPAVIGWTLLGVWITEVACRLAFVQEKLDEQQFDEKPDAKQLA, from the coding sequence ATGAAATGGTGGAAATATCTAACCATCGGGCTGCTGCTCTACACGGCGGTGATGGGCCTGCTAGGCCACGTGCCACGCCTGGCCATCCTCAATGAGACGGAGCGCAACCTGTACTTCCACGTGCCGATGTGGTTCGGGATGACGATTATCCTGTCGGCTTCGGTGGTGAATTCCATTCGTTACCTGCGTAACCCCAGCCCGCGGCTGGATATCCTGGCCCACGAGTCGGCCAAGACGGGTATCTTGCTGGGCGTCTTGGGCTTATTGACGGGTAGCCTGTGGGCGCGCTACACCTGGGGCACCTGGTGGACGACCGACGTGAAGCTCAACGGCGCGGCCGTGACCATGCTCATCTACGCGGCCTACCTGGTGCTGCGCGGCGCGGTGCAGGACGAGCAGCAGCGGGCCCGGCTCTCGGCGATTTATAATATTTTTGCGTTCGCAGCGCTCATTCCGCTGCTCTTTATTATGCCCCGGTTGGCCTCGGCATCGCTGCACCCCGGCATGGGCGGCAACCCTGGCTTCAGCAAATACGACCTTGACAGCGCTATGCGCATGGTATTCTACCCCGCCGTTATCGGCTGGACGCTGCTCGGCGTCTGGATTACCGAAGTGGCTTGCCGCCTGGCTTTCGTGCAGGAGAAACTAGATGAACAACAATTCGATGAAAAACCCGATGCGAAACAGCTGGCTTAA
- a CDS encoding CcmD family protein — protein MRNSWLNRGLALLLPLLLLASAALAQAPGTDQPEMADALRQSGKIYVVVLVIVIILSGLLLYLVRLDRKVSRLEREVQERS, from the coding sequence ATGCGAAACAGCTGGCTTAATCGCGGCCTGGCCTTGCTGCTACCCCTGCTGCTACTGGCCAGCGCGGCCCTAGCCCAAGCCCCCGGCACCGACCAGCCCGAAATGGCTGATGCCCTCCGCCAGAGCGGAAAAATCTACGTGGTGGTGCTCGTTATTGTCATTATTTTGAGCGGCCTGTTGTTGTACCTGGTGCGCCTCGACCGCAAGGTGAGCCGCCTGGAGCGGGAAGTGCAGGAACGGTCGTAA
- a CDS encoding cytochrome c maturation protein CcmE yields MKKSHIFMLVVIAAAVGIIISTMSDASSYSTFTVARQQAAAGNTGKVHIVGTLPRDADKRPVGLEYDPVVNPNYFAFTLVDTLHVAQRVVYRNPQPQDLDKSEQVVIVGAMKNGVFEADQILTKCPSKYVEKDLGKTGPPATAMNN; encoded by the coding sequence ATGAAAAAATCGCACATCTTTATGCTGGTCGTTATTGCGGCGGCGGTGGGTATTATTATCAGCACTATGTCGGATGCCAGCTCGTATTCGACCTTCACCGTGGCCCGGCAGCAGGCAGCGGCCGGCAATACGGGCAAGGTCCACATAGTGGGTACCCTTCCCCGCGATGCCGACAAGCGCCCCGTGGGCCTGGAATATGACCCAGTAGTAAATCCTAACTATTTTGCCTTCACGCTGGTAGATACGCTGCACGTGGCCCAGCGCGTGGTGTACCGCAACCCGCAGCCCCAGGACCTGGACAAGTCGGAGCAGGTAGTCATCGTGGGCGCGATGAAGAATGGTGTGTTTGAAGCCGACCAGATTCTGACCAAGTGCCCCAGCAAATATGTGGAGAAGGACCTAGGCAAAACCGGCCCGCCCGCCACGGCCATGAACAACTAG
- a CDS encoding LytR/AlgR family response regulator transcription factor, whose protein sequence is MNQAITPMLPALPLLACVVVDDNEMNRLTLEHYVTITNGLTLTGSFPDGIACLNYFRAGGQADILLLDINMPELTGLDLVRILPKPLPEVVLVTSHRDYAVDAFELRVTDYLLKPLDYARFCRTVDHIRSLQVPTAPAAADESGESMFGAEGNSLFLKINNRLTRINFDEVLYIEAMSMYSVLVTLKHKHIVYATLKTFEERLPFAHFTRVHRSYMVNTQLIEAVEDNQLQLPGGHEVPVAKAYQESFFRRLRGI, encoded by the coding sequence ATGAATCAAGCTATTACCCCTATGCTGCCAGCTTTGCCGCTACTGGCTTGCGTAGTGGTAGATGATAATGAGATGAACCGACTGACACTGGAACATTACGTTACGATTACTAATGGCCTCACCTTAACGGGTTCTTTCCCCGATGGCATAGCGTGCCTGAATTATTTCCGGGCGGGCGGCCAGGCCGATATTCTGCTACTCGATATTAATATGCCCGAGCTAACGGGCCTCGACTTGGTGCGCATCCTGCCCAAGCCGTTGCCCGAGGTAGTCCTCGTGACCTCGCACCGCGACTACGCCGTAGATGCCTTCGAGCTGCGCGTGACCGACTACCTGCTTAAGCCCCTCGACTACGCCCGCTTTTGCCGCACCGTGGACCACATTCGGAGCCTGCAAGTACCCACGGCGCCGGCCGCAGCCGACGAAAGCGGCGAGTCGATGTTTGGGGCTGAGGGCAACTCGCTGTTTCTGAAAATAAATAACCGCCTCACCCGCATCAACTTCGACGAAGTGCTCTACATCGAAGCCATGTCGATGTACTCGGTACTCGTCACGCTCAAGCACAAGCACATTGTGTACGCCACGCTCAAGACCTTTGAGGAGCGGCTGCCATTCGCGCATTTTACGCGGGTGCACCGCTCCTATATGGTCAATACCCAGCTGATAGAAGCTGTGGAAGACAATCAGCTTCAATTACCTGGCGGCCACGAAGTGCCCGTCGCCAAGGCGTACCAGGAAAGCTTTTTCCGCCGCCTGCGCGGGATTTAA
- a CDS encoding heme exporter protein CcmB, with protein MSLPAEIWLLLLKDLRLEWRQRSALAGLLLYVGGTVYVSYLSFSFRGGPPPAPAWNALFWVILLFAALGAAGRGLAQESAGLRLYYYTVARPEAVVLAKILYNALLLLALAVPGLLLYTLLLGNPVQDWPLYALSIALGAVSLASSLTLVAGIAARAGQGGGGTLLAVLGLPVLVPVLLLVVKVSKNALDGLPWEASQSTLITLVALNFIVGAVSYLLFPFLWRS; from the coding sequence GTGTCCCTACCCGCCGAAATCTGGCTATTGCTGCTGAAAGACCTGCGCCTGGAGTGGCGGCAGCGGAGCGCGCTGGCGGGGCTGCTGCTCTACGTAGGCGGCACGGTGTACGTGAGCTACCTCAGCTTCAGTTTTCGGGGCGGGCCACCGCCCGCGCCGGCCTGGAACGCGCTATTTTGGGTCATTCTGTTGTTTGCGGCGCTGGGCGCGGCCGGGCGCGGGCTAGCGCAGGAGTCGGCGGGCCTGCGGCTATACTACTACACCGTGGCGCGGCCCGAGGCCGTGGTGCTCGCCAAAATTCTCTATAATGCCCTGCTGCTGTTGGCGTTGGCGGTGCCGGGGCTGCTGCTTTACACGCTGCTGCTCGGCAACCCGGTGCAAGACTGGCCCTTGTACGCACTCAGCATTGCGCTGGGGGCGGTGAGCCTGGCTTCGTCCCTGACGCTGGTGGCGGGCATCGCGGCGCGGGCGGGGCAGGGTGGAGGCGGCACGCTGCTGGCCGTGCTGGGCCTGCCGGTGCTGGTGCCGGTGCTGCTACTGGTGGTGAAAGTCAGCAAAAACGCCCTCGACGGCCTGCCTTGGGAAGCCAGCCAAAGCACCTTGATTACGCTGGTGGCGCTGAACTTTATCGTGGGTGCGGTGTCTTATCTGTTGTTTCCTTTCTTGTGGCGCAGCTAA
- the ccsA gene encoding cytochrome c biogenesis protein CcsA translates to MNLLIGNIGQASVIVAFVAAAVAAYGYFQAARGRALGQPDLSWQRLARGAFFVHGAAVMAVVGCLFNIIAHHRYEYYYAWAHSSNHLPVQYMISCFWEAQEGSFLLWIFWHVVIGLCIMRFNKQWEAPVLAVFATVQTFLVSMILGVVVLGTKVGSSPFMLLRDFLVDLPVWKTQPDFVPKDGTGLNALLQNYWMVIHPPTLFLGFALTLVPFAFAIAGLWKKELTTWVKPALPWTALGGAVLGVGIMMGAYWAYETLNFGGFWNWDPVENAVFIPWLVLIASLHAMVLWQRRRTGLRTAYVLVVATFVLILYATFLTRSGVLGNASVHSFTDLGLSGQLIIYLAFFTVGAIALLASQWKNIPISEKEMTAYSPELWVFVGATVLCLAAFQVVATTSIPVYNAFLGFVGIKSNLALPADQIQHYTRIQLWTGVLIGIVSGIAQMLWWRSAKESLTEALATPTMLALLTTALAVLLTRHFGHSMSVPYVMLLLAGLFAIMTNASSLFGLWRRKVQLSGGAVSHLGIALMLLGILASAGYSNTISRNMSGKLISRAMNDKDNEENVLLWRNETGTMNGYTVTYTGQYLDVPGVPDYVNTNLLYRTDDEYRAVARGEIKAANQTFYHTGDTLTIRPENTYYRVEYKDQKSGQQFTLYPRAQVNEEMGGLLASPALQRFWDHDIYSHISSVPDPRKEVPWSPAIPHELSVGDTLFLNDYFAVFRAIEQAHEVPGIKLLPGDIALQADMIITGEKGRQYHAHPVFLVRNREIGRVPETVEDLGLRITLDQIDPVKGKFTFAVATTGKDYIILKATEKPFINLLWGGTLLMGFGLVLSMRQRRAARAAAPTPAARSGRAGAARPQAVA, encoded by the coding sequence GTGAATCTACTCATTGGTAATATCGGCCAGGCCAGCGTCATCGTGGCCTTCGTGGCGGCGGCGGTGGCGGCCTACGGCTACTTTCAGGCGGCGCGGGGCCGGGCCCTGGGCCAGCCCGACCTTAGCTGGCAGCGGCTGGCGCGGGGCGCGTTTTTCGTACACGGCGCGGCCGTGATGGCCGTGGTGGGCTGTTTGTTCAACATTATTGCCCACCACCGCTACGAATATTACTACGCCTGGGCGCACTCCAGCAACCACCTGCCGGTGCAGTACATGATTTCCTGCTTCTGGGAAGCCCAGGAAGGTAGTTTCCTGCTGTGGATATTCTGGCACGTGGTTATCGGCCTGTGCATTATGCGGTTCAACAAGCAGTGGGAAGCCCCCGTGCTGGCCGTTTTCGCCACGGTGCAAACCTTTTTGGTAAGCATGATTCTGGGCGTGGTGGTGCTGGGGACCAAGGTTGGCTCGTCGCCGTTTATGCTGCTGCGCGACTTCCTGGTGGACCTGCCGGTGTGGAAAACGCAGCCCGATTTCGTGCCTAAAGATGGTACCGGCCTCAACGCCCTGCTTCAGAACTACTGGATGGTGATTCACCCGCCTACCCTCTTCCTGGGCTTCGCCCTCACGCTGGTGCCGTTCGCGTTCGCCATCGCCGGGCTTTGGAAAAAAGAGCTGACGACCTGGGTAAAGCCCGCCCTGCCCTGGACCGCCCTGGGCGGCGCGGTGCTGGGCGTCGGCATTATGATGGGCGCGTACTGGGCCTACGAAACGCTGAACTTCGGCGGCTTCTGGAACTGGGACCCGGTAGAGAATGCCGTATTTATTCCCTGGCTGGTGCTCATCGCGTCCTTGCACGCAATGGTGCTTTGGCAGCGCCGCCGCACCGGCCTGCGCACCGCCTACGTCCTAGTAGTGGCCACGTTCGTGCTCATTCTTTACGCCACCTTCCTCACCCGCAGCGGCGTGCTGGGCAACGCCTCGGTCCACTCGTTTACGGACCTGGGCTTGTCGGGCCAATTGATTATTTACCTGGCGTTCTTCACGGTCGGGGCCATTGCCCTGCTGGCTTCGCAATGGAAAAACATTCCGATTTCGGAGAAAGAGATGACCGCGTACAGCCCAGAATTGTGGGTGTTCGTGGGCGCGACGGTGCTGTGCCTGGCCGCGTTTCAGGTGGTGGCTACCACCAGCATTCCGGTGTATAATGCCTTTTTGGGCTTCGTGGGCATAAAATCAAATTTGGCGCTGCCTGCCGACCAGATTCAGCACTACACCCGCATTCAGCTGTGGACGGGCGTGCTTATCGGTATTGTGTCGGGCATCGCGCAGATGCTGTGGTGGCGGTCGGCTAAGGAGTCCTTGACCGAAGCGCTAGCAACGCCCACCATGCTGGCGCTGCTGACCACGGCCCTGGCCGTGCTGCTCACGCGCCACTTTGGGCACTCCATGTCGGTGCCCTACGTGATGCTGCTCCTGGCGGGCTTGTTCGCTATTATGACCAATGCCAGCTCGCTCTTCGGGCTGTGGCGGCGCAAGGTGCAGCTCTCAGGCGGGGCCGTGTCGCACCTAGGCATTGCCCTGATGCTGCTCGGCATCCTGGCCTCGGCGGGCTACTCCAACACCATTTCGCGCAACATGAGTGGCAAGCTCATTTCGCGGGCGATGAACGATAAGGACAACGAGGAAAACGTGCTGCTGTGGCGCAACGAAACCGGCACCATGAACGGCTATACCGTGACCTACACCGGCCAGTACCTCGACGTGCCCGGCGTGCCCGACTACGTAAATACCAACCTGCTCTACCGCACCGACGACGAGTACCGGGCCGTGGCACGGGGCGAAATCAAGGCCGCCAACCAGACCTTCTACCACACCGGCGACACGCTCACCATCCGGCCCGAAAACACGTATTATCGCGTCGAATACAAGGACCAGAAGAGCGGGCAGCAGTTCACGCTCTACCCCCGCGCCCAGGTGAATGAGGAAATGGGCGGCCTGCTGGCCTCGCCCGCCTTGCAGCGCTTCTGGGACCACGACATCTACTCGCACATCTCGTCCGTGCCCGACCCGCGCAAGGAAGTGCCGTGGAGCCCCGCCATTCCGCACGAGCTGAGCGTGGGCGATACGCTGTTTCTAAACGACTACTTCGCCGTGTTCCGGGCCATTGAGCAGGCCCACGAGGTGCCCGGCATCAAGCTGCTGCCCGGTGACATCGCCCTGCAAGCCGACATGATTATTACCGGCGAAAAAGGCCGCCAATACCACGCCCACCCGGTATTTCTAGTGCGCAACCGCGAAATCGGGCGCGTGCCCGAAACTGTGGAGGACCTGGGCCTGCGCATCACCCTCGACCAGATTGACCCGGTGAAAGGCAAGTTTACCTTCGCCGTGGCCACCACCGGTAAGGACTATATCATCCTCAAAGCCACCGAAAAGCCCTTTATTAACCTGCTCTGGGGCGGCACGCTGCTCATGGGCTTCGGCCTGGTGCTGAGTATGCGGCAGCGACGGGCCGCCCGCGCCGCAGCCCCTACCCCGGCCGCGCGCTCCGGCCGCGCCGGGGCCGCCCGGCCGCAGGCCGTGGCGTAG
- a CDS encoding methyltransferase domain-containing protein, translated as MLNDLPPQAFARHDEAPDNEFYRFERLVTHIDPAAVAAVTQLYRQFLPPGGAVLDLMSSWVSHLPAEIAYPRVAGLGMNARELAANPRLTERQVQDLNQNPTLPYGTDEFDGAGICVSVQYLTRPAEVFAELARVLRPGAPLVVTFSNRCFPDKAVYAWQALDDAGHAALVKQYFAAAGFGPAEVFANRPKYGDPLFGVVARTLLG; from the coding sequence ATGTTAAATGATTTGCCTCCGCAGGCTTTCGCCCGCCACGACGAAGCGCCCGATAACGAATTCTACCGCTTCGAGCGCCTGGTAACACACATCGACCCGGCGGCCGTGGCCGCCGTGACGCAGCTTTACCGGCAGTTTTTGCCGCCCGGTGGGGCCGTGCTGGATTTGATGAGCAGCTGGGTTAGCCACCTGCCCGCCGAAATCGCCTACCCCCGCGTGGCCGGCCTAGGCATGAACGCCCGCGAGCTGGCCGCCAACCCGCGCCTGACTGAGCGCCAAGTGCAGGACCTCAACCAAAACCCTACCCTCCCTTATGGCACCGATGAGTTCGACGGGGCCGGCATCTGCGTATCGGTGCAGTACCTGACGCGGCCGGCCGAGGTGTTCGCGGAGCTGGCGCGGGTGCTGCGGCCGGGCGCGCCGCTGGTCGTCACGTTTTCCAACCGCTGCTTCCCTGATAAGGCTGTGTATGCTTGGCAGGCGCTCGATGACGCGGGCCACGCCGCCTTGGTGAAGCAGTATTTTGCCGCTGCTGGCTTTGGGCCGGCGGAGGTATTTGCCAACCGGCCGAAGTACGGCGACCCGCTCTTTGGCGTGGTAGCCCGAACTTTGCTGGGGTAA